Proteins encoded together in one Quercus lobata isolate SW786 chromosome 3, ValleyOak3.0 Primary Assembly, whole genome shotgun sequence window:
- the LOC115980631 gene encoding TMV resistance protein N-like, whose translation MALLTSKRVTHQCKNFEVFLSFRGEDTRLGFTGYLYQALDRNGFNTFVDDKLQRGENISKELLKIIENSMISIIVFSENYAFSTWCLDELVKIIECKKNDQMEVLPVFYNVNPSDVRNQKGKFGKALAKHEEKFKDSKKIQRWREALREAANISGCHYNQCYPESHFIQDIVKEVSNARFNYSPLFVTRYPVGINSRVKAMLLDIESNDVHMVGIYGPGGIGKTTITKAIFNRIYDRFEGFSYLENVKEKSMTNDGIIKLQETLLFEILGDRNLKVDNKYRGINVIKKRLCCKRILLVIDDVDNLEQIENLLGESDWLAYGSKIIITTRDKQVLSSFGKGHSTHKVQELNNDEALKLFSMYAFHRNEPKEGYWELADQFIRYGEGLPLVLKIMGADLCGRPKCEWKSALDQYKEIPNKEIQKKLKRSYDGLGETEQDIFLDIACFFKGLDKDYVVDILEGCNLYPVYVY comes from the exons ATGGCTCTTCTGACCAGCAAAAGAGTCACCCACCAATGCAAGAACTTTGAAGTCTTCTTGAGTTTTAGAGGTGAAGATACCCGCCTTGGTTTTACGGGTTATTTGTATCAGGCTTTGGATCGTAATGGTTTTAATACCTTCGTTGATGATAAACTCCAGAGGGGAGAAAACATTTCTAAGGAACTTCTCAAGATTATTGAAAACTCAATGATTTCAATAATTGTATTCTCTGAAAACTATGCATTTTCCACCTGGTGTTTGGATGAACTTGTCAAGATTATCGAGTGCAAGAAGAATGACCAAATGGAGGTGCTACCAGTTTTTTACAATGTGAATCCATCAGATGTACGTAACCAAAAGGGAAAATTTGGAAAAGCCCTAGctaaacatgaagaaaaatttaaggATAGTAAGAAGATTCAAAGGTGGAGAGAAGCTCTACGTGAAGCAGCTAATATATCTGGTTGTCACTACAATCAATG CTACCCTGAATCTCATTTTATTCAAGACATTGTCAAAGAAGTCTCAAATGCTAGATTCAATTACTCGCCATTATTTGTCACTAGATATCCAGTTGGAATAAATTCTCGTGTAAAAGCCATGCTTTTAGATATTGAGTCAAATGATGTTCACATGGTAGGGATCTATGGGCCTGGTGGAATAGGTAAGACCACAATCACAAAAGCTATTTTTAACAGAATTTATGATCGTTTTGAAGGATTTAGCTATCTAGAGAACGTCAAAGAAAAGTCAATGACAAATGATGGCATAATCAAACTACAAGAGACACTTCTTTTTGAGATCTTAGGGGATAGAAATTTGAAGGTGGACAACAAATATAGAGGAATCAATGTTATAAAGAAAAGACTTTGTTGTAAGAGGATTCTTTTAGTTATCGATGATGTGGATAATTTggaacaaatagaaaatttgctTGGAGAATCTGATTGGCTTGCTTATGGGAGTAAAATCATTATAACAACAAGAGACAAACAAGTGCTATCTAGTTTTGGAAAAGGTCATTCAACCCACAAGGTTCAGGAACTAAATAATGATGAAGCTCTCAAACTCTTTAGTATGTATGCCTTCCATAGAAATGAACCTAAGGAAGGTTATTGGGAACTTGCCGACCAATTTATACGCTATGGCGAAGGTCTTCCATTAGTTCTAAAAATAATGGGTGCTGATTTATGTGGAAGACCTAAATGTGAATGGAAAAGTGCATTAGATCAGTATAAAGAAATTCCTAACAAAGAAATTCagaaaaaactcaaaagaaGTTATGATGGATTGGGTGAAACTGAACAAGATATTTTCcttgatattgcatgtttctttaaGGGACTCGATAAGGATTATGTTGTAGATATACTAGAAGGTTGCAATTTATACCCAGTTTATG TGTACTAA